A DNA window from Actinomycetota bacterium contains the following coding sequences:
- the rpsQ gene encoding 30S ribosomal protein S17 codes for MENRGKRKVRVGKVVSDKMDKTVVVAVESIVRHPLYKKIMRRTTKFKAHDENNECRVGDVVKIMETRPLSKEKRWRVVSILEKAK; via the coding sequence ATGGAAAATCGAGGCAAGAGAAAGGTGAGAGTCGGGAAGGTAGTGAGCGATAAGATGGATAAGACCGTTGTTGTCGCCGTCGAATCCATTGTGCGGCATCCACTGTATAAAAAGATCATGAGACGAACGACTAAATTCAAAGCTCACGATGAAAACAACGAGTGTCGTGTTGGAGATGTTGTGAAAATAATGGAAACCAGACCCTTAAGTAAGGAGAAGAGATGGCGTGTGGTTTCCATTTTGGAGAAA
- the rpmC gene encoding 50S ribosomal protein L29 — MKAKDIRELSDEELEQKLSEAKAELFNLRFQLATGQLDNPMKIREVRRNIARIKTIKRERELFHFSL; from the coding sequence ATGAAGGCTAAAGACATCCGTGAGCTCTCCGATGAAGAGTTGGAACAAAAATTGAGTGAGGCAAAAGCCGAACTATTTAATCTTCGATTCCAGTTAGCCACGGGCCAGCTCGATAATCCCATGAAAATAAGGGAAGTGCGAAGAAATATAGCCCGAATTAAAACCATCAAAAGGGAGAGAGAACTTTTTCATTTTTCACTTTGA